A single window of Pseudarthrobacter psychrotolerans DNA harbors:
- a CDS encoding extracellular solute-binding protein: protein MITRKLSLAAAVVTATALTLTACGGGETPAVDSTKISIMAPFLEAQPPTPDGAVQQKLEELTGKDVSITWTPNASYEDKMNITLASSEIPQVLVVQSKSPGFVKNAEAGAFWDLTDKLDAYPNLKTTFPEVQNNASVNGKVYGVFRARGPMRAAVMFRQDWLDKLGLKAPETTEDLYNVAKAFTEQDPDGNGQDDTWGITIPKWGALGSNSPYDIIEEWYGAGNRWTEKDGKLIPSFETEEFLEANRFVKKMVDEKLINPDFATFDGTKWNEPFFTGKGGIIVDVDSRVSVLINLFKQANPNDFENKVGFVGNLKGPDGELNAHPTDGYSGFLAIPKTSVRTEAELKNVLDFLNTMNGKDVATLFNNGIEGVNFAVEDGKAATIKPETPEGKAVATDIKSYAQLGTNVTGNNFYPIKQASDYEQEVFDKRVEVMAKDLKSAVYNPAASFVSPTYVAKGAQLDNIVADARIKYLAGQIDEQGLKDAIKLWKTSGGDKVQEEINKLWQDSK from the coding sequence ATGATCACCCGAAAACTCAGCCTGGCCGCCGCCGTCGTGACTGCCACGGCCCTGACCCTGACTGCATGCGGAGGCGGTGAAACCCCCGCCGTGGATTCCACCAAAATCAGCATCATGGCGCCGTTCCTGGAGGCACAGCCGCCCACGCCTGACGGAGCCGTACAGCAGAAATTGGAGGAACTCACGGGCAAGGACGTCAGCATCACCTGGACGCCGAACGCCTCCTACGAAGACAAGATGAACATCACGCTGGCCTCCTCCGAGATCCCCCAGGTCCTGGTGGTGCAGAGCAAGTCGCCGGGGTTCGTCAAGAACGCCGAGGCCGGCGCCTTCTGGGACCTCACTGACAAGCTGGACGCGTATCCCAATCTGAAGACCACCTTCCCTGAAGTGCAGAACAACGCCAGCGTCAACGGCAAGGTCTACGGCGTCTTCCGGGCCCGCGGACCCATGCGGGCAGCCGTGATGTTCCGCCAGGACTGGCTGGACAAGCTGGGCCTGAAGGCACCTGAAACCACGGAGGATCTCTACAACGTGGCCAAGGCATTCACCGAGCAGGACCCGGACGGGAACGGCCAGGACGATACCTGGGGCATCACCATCCCCAAGTGGGGCGCCCTGGGCTCCAACAGCCCCTACGACATCATTGAAGAATGGTACGGCGCCGGTAACCGGTGGACCGAAAAGGACGGCAAGCTGATCCCGAGCTTCGAGACCGAGGAGTTCCTCGAAGCCAACCGCTTCGTCAAAAAGATGGTTGACGAGAAGCTCATCAACCCGGACTTCGCCACGTTCGACGGCACCAAATGGAACGAGCCGTTCTTCACCGGCAAGGGCGGCATCATCGTCGACGTCGACTCCCGCGTCAGCGTGCTCATCAACCTGTTCAAGCAGGCCAACCCCAACGACTTCGAAAACAAGGTGGGGTTCGTCGGGAACCTCAAGGGACCGGACGGCGAACTCAACGCGCACCCGACCGACGGTTACTCCGGCTTCCTGGCCATTCCCAAGACCAGCGTCCGGACCGAGGCTGAACTCAAGAACGTCCTGGACTTCCTGAACACCATGAACGGCAAGGACGTCGCCACGCTCTTCAACAACGGCATCGAAGGCGTGAACTTCGCCGTCGAGGACGGCAAGGCAGCCACCATCAAGCCCGAAACCCCCGAGGGCAAGGCTGTGGCCACCGACATCAAGAGCTACGCGCAGCTGGGCACCAACGTCACCGGAAACAACTTCTACCCGATCAAGCAGGCCTCGGACTACGAGCAGGAAGTCTTTGACAAGCGCGTAGAGGTCATGGCGAAGGACCTGAAGAGCGCCGTCTACAACCCGGCCGCGTCCTTCGTGTCGCCCACCTATGTGGCCAAGGGTGCGCAGCTGGACAACATTGTGGCGGACGCCCG
- a CDS encoding beta-galactosidase, whose amino-acid sequence MDELFDGRLLYGAAVYPEVLDAATFAADAAHMRRLGMNTARLGEFMWSALESVDGEIRLDVLDRALDVLGANGLSAIVCTPTATPPVWLTHGHPERLHHTADGVALGHGSRQHICTNNSVFRDRAARITRTIAAAVGNDRRVLAWQLDNEFKSHVGGCHCATCRGLWTGWLAARYQEVDLLNHAWHSAVWSETYQNFAQVPLPGPTPFLHNASLVNDFRLFSQECINGFAREQADIIRGRSTLPVTHNSGFGFDLDNAALFENLDFSSFDTYPSANNHSAFLMNLDYFPRLARSRRTVLMETSPSHGGSVRHYGVPHPHGFVEAEAFANYASGSAGFLFWLFRQHRGGSEQAHGSVLSAWGQPTIGYASAEAIGRLLPAVKPLLDHSSPAQPAVAVHYSDHAKAFLETEAGDHVGYRGLISAFHAGLVRAGIQRSLIPVEASLAGFRVLFTPFVHHLPEQDRARILQWVHDGGTWACGPGTGGRTEHHTWHADSALGGLEAAAGVESVFQFPATGSDSRGSILGHDVVLSRMSTFFRLPENDAPGAATALGTVTGGPAEGLEFATERRIGAGRMILLGSYPGAGAGTGGPDGSGAYDGGAALAAVVEYACAGVLPRVRTAGGTVAEYLRWRNGRLQHWLVNMGGEPGAFTLLWPARKLLGKQAVHADNGSHASHPALTLSAGVHTLGAYDYLVLEDIKEEQSL is encoded by the coding sequence TTGGATGAGCTCTTTGACGGCCGCCTCCTCTATGGTGCGGCCGTCTATCCTGAGGTCCTGGACGCCGCCACCTTCGCTGCCGACGCCGCCCACATGCGTCGGCTCGGTATGAACACGGCCAGGCTGGGCGAGTTCATGTGGTCCGCCCTGGAATCGGTGGATGGGGAGATCCGCCTGGACGTCCTGGACCGCGCCCTCGATGTGCTCGGCGCCAACGGGCTCAGTGCCATAGTCTGCACACCCACGGCCACCCCGCCGGTCTGGCTCACCCATGGCCACCCGGAACGCCTGCACCACACCGCCGACGGCGTTGCGCTGGGTCACGGCTCCCGCCAGCATATCTGCACCAACAACTCTGTCTTCCGCGACCGCGCCGCACGGATAACCAGGACCATTGCGGCCGCCGTCGGGAATGACCGGAGGGTTCTCGCGTGGCAGTTGGACAACGAGTTCAAGTCCCACGTGGGCGGCTGCCACTGCGCAACCTGCCGTGGCCTCTGGACCGGCTGGCTGGCCGCGCGCTACCAGGAGGTTGATCTGCTCAACCACGCGTGGCACTCCGCGGTCTGGAGTGAAACGTATCAAAACTTTGCGCAGGTGCCCCTTCCCGGCCCCACGCCGTTCCTCCACAACGCCTCGCTGGTCAACGATTTCAGGCTGTTCAGCCAGGAATGCATCAACGGGTTTGCCCGCGAACAGGCGGACATCATCCGCGGCCGCAGCACCCTTCCCGTGACCCACAACAGCGGCTTCGGCTTCGACCTCGACAACGCCGCGCTCTTCGAGAACCTGGACTTCTCCAGCTTCGACACCTACCCCTCGGCCAACAACCATTCCGCGTTCCTGATGAACCTGGACTACTTCCCGCGCCTGGCAAGGTCCCGCCGCACGGTCCTGATGGAGACCAGTCCCAGCCACGGCGGCTCGGTACGGCACTACGGCGTGCCGCACCCGCACGGGTTCGTGGAAGCGGAGGCCTTCGCCAACTACGCCTCAGGGTCCGCCGGATTCCTGTTCTGGCTCTTCCGCCAGCACCGCGGCGGCAGCGAACAGGCGCACGGTTCGGTGCTCAGCGCCTGGGGACAGCCCACCATCGGCTACGCCAGCGCGGAGGCAATCGGCCGGCTGCTTCCGGCGGTGAAGCCGCTGCTGGACCACAGCAGCCCGGCCCAGCCCGCCGTCGCCGTCCACTACTCGGACCACGCGAAGGCATTCCTGGAGACCGAGGCGGGCGACCATGTTGGCTACCGCGGCCTGATCTCGGCCTTCCACGCAGGACTGGTCCGGGCCGGCATCCAGCGGTCACTGATTCCGGTGGAGGCCTCCCTCGCCGGCTTCCGCGTGCTCTTCACCCCGTTCGTCCACCACCTCCCGGAGCAGGACCGGGCGCGGATCCTGCAGTGGGTGCACGACGGCGGCACCTGGGCCTGCGGGCCCGGCACCGGCGGCCGTACGGAGCACCACACCTGGCATGCCGACTCCGCCCTCGGCGGGCTGGAGGCCGCCGCCGGCGTTGAATCCGTCTTCCAGTTCCCGGCCACCGGATCAGATTCCCGGGGCAGCATCCTGGGCCACGACGTCGTCCTCTCACGGATGAGTACGTTCTTCCGGCTCCCCGAAAATGACGCGCCCGGTGCGGCCACGGCGCTCGGCACGGTCACCGGCGGTCCCGCCGAAGGCCTTGAATTCGCCACCGAACGCCGGATCGGCGCCGGCCGGATGATCCTGCTCGGTTCCTATCCAGGGGCCGGCGCGGGAACCGGCGGACCGGACGGCAGCGGCGCGTACGACGGCGGCGCGGCGCTGGCTGCCGTCGTCGAGTACGCGTGCGCCGGGGTGCTGCCGCGTGTCCGAACCGCGGGTGGCACGGTGGCCGAATATCTGCGCTGGCGCAACGGCCGACTGCAGCACTGGCTGGTCAACATGGGCGGCGAGCCGGGAGCGTTCACTCTCCTGTGGCCCGCCCGCAAACTGCTGGGCAAGCAGGCCGTCCACGCCGACAACGGCAGCCACGCCAGCCACCCCGCGCTTACCCTTTCCGCCGGCGTCCACACCCTGGGCGCCTACGACTACCTGGTTCTGGAAGACATCAAAGAGGAGCAATCACTGTGA
- a CDS encoding DUF624 domain-containing protein — translation MLAGNFSARAYSFFDTLLWIACLNVLWILFTLLGLGVLGAGPATAAAQILVRRRARGEAAPLLKSFTREYFANFVRANALALPVKAVAVALAMNWNYSSGAGDLMSQLIAAGTFVAAIFLAGVVCYLFPMYARYELPLGQYLMICSRFAVRHLAGTVILLFITAAAYYASRALPGLIPFFSIGAWLYVTGWLCDRFFAANDESVAAFAALQEADIPAVARPAVGHPAVARPSRQGAPVG, via the coding sequence ATGCTGGCTGGAAATTTCAGTGCACGCGCCTACTCGTTCTTTGACACCCTGCTCTGGATTGCCTGCCTCAACGTGCTGTGGATCCTCTTCACCCTGCTGGGCCTGGGTGTCCTGGGTGCAGGTCCTGCAACGGCCGCGGCGCAGATCCTGGTCCGGCGCCGGGCACGGGGAGAAGCCGCCCCGCTGCTCAAGTCGTTCACCCGTGAATACTTCGCGAACTTCGTCCGTGCCAACGCTCTGGCGTTGCCCGTCAAGGCCGTGGCCGTTGCCCTGGCGATGAACTGGAACTACTCGTCCGGCGCCGGGGACCTGATGTCCCAGCTGATCGCAGCCGGCACGTTTGTTGCCGCCATCTTCCTCGCCGGAGTGGTCTGCTACCTCTTCCCGATGTACGCCCGCTACGAACTGCCCCTGGGCCAGTACCTGATGATCTGCTCCCGCTTCGCTGTCCGCCACCTGGCGGGCACCGTCATCCTGCTGTTCATCACGGCCGCAGCCTATTACGCGAGCCGCGCCCTGCCTGGACTCATCCCCTTCTTCAGCATCGGCGCCTGGCTGTACGTAACCGGCTGGCTGTGCGACCGGTTCTTTGCCGCCAATGACGAGTCCGTGGCCGCCTTCGCCGCACTCCAGGAAGCTGACATACCCGCCGTCGCGCGCCCCGCCGTCGGCCACCCCGCCGTCGCCCGGCCCAGCCGGCAGGGGGCACCTGTTGGATGA
- a CDS encoding Gfo/Idh/MocA family oxidoreductase — MGTPAGTAAESQSRKADPVQTGGLGEAQDPLQTCGLGEARDPVRTEDPGPAPAPVPEQVRPARVALVGVHGFGTHHLRNLERLQGAGVVELVAVADPQPPAPGSVPDTAAVFPGLTDLLAATPDLDVIIVATPIQTHAPLGLAALATNADLYLEKPPVASLADFNTLCDAAKASGRSVQIGFQSLGSHALQAIEELLASGAIGTLQGISATGRWVRDRAYYKRSRWAGKRSIDGVDVVDGVATNPLAHAVATALRIAGARTTSDVASVETDLYRANDIESDDTSVIRIRTTAGLPVTCALTICATESVEPYVTLQGSRGQAVFHYTEDRLTVTTPSGETGQIFGRDDLTENLLAHRREGQELISPLLDSGAFMLVLEAIRTAPLPALIDSAYVHWEGDGDAAHAVVVGIEEALERATQEHATFSELRLPWALAARGTDS; from the coding sequence TTGGGAACGCCAGCCGGCACCGCCGCCGAGTCACAGTCCCGGAAGGCAGATCCTGTCCAGACCGGCGGTCTTGGTGAGGCTCAGGATCCCCTCCAGACCTGCGGTCTCGGTGAGGCCCGGGATCCTGTCCGGACCGAAGATCCTGGCCCGGCCCCGGCGCCCGTGCCGGAGCAAGTCCGCCCGGCCCGCGTGGCGCTGGTAGGCGTCCACGGCTTCGGCACGCACCACCTGCGCAACCTCGAACGCCTCCAGGGCGCCGGCGTCGTCGAACTCGTTGCCGTGGCCGATCCCCAGCCGCCGGCCCCGGGGTCCGTGCCCGATACAGCCGCAGTTTTTCCGGGACTCACCGACCTGCTGGCTGCCACCCCGGACCTGGACGTAATCATTGTGGCCACGCCCATCCAGACGCACGCCCCGCTGGGCCTCGCCGCACTGGCCACCAACGCGGACCTGTACCTGGAGAAGCCACCCGTGGCATCCCTGGCCGACTTCAACACGCTGTGCGACGCCGCCAAGGCTTCCGGCCGGAGCGTGCAGATCGGCTTCCAGAGCCTGGGGTCACACGCGCTGCAGGCCATCGAGGAACTGCTGGCCAGCGGAGCAATCGGCACGCTGCAGGGCATCTCGGCCACCGGTCGCTGGGTCCGCGACAGGGCCTACTACAAGCGCTCCCGCTGGGCCGGGAAGCGGAGCATTGACGGCGTCGACGTGGTTGACGGGGTCGCCACCAATCCGCTGGCCCACGCCGTGGCCACTGCGCTGCGCATCGCCGGCGCCCGCACCACGTCCGACGTTGCCTCCGTGGAAACGGACCTCTACCGGGCCAATGACATCGAATCCGACGACACCTCCGTCATCCGGATCCGCACCACCGCCGGGCTCCCCGTCACCTGCGCACTCACGATCTGCGCCACCGAATCCGTGGAACCCTATGTCACGCTGCAGGGCTCCCGGGGCCAGGCCGTGTTCCACTACACCGAAGACCGCCTCACCGTGACCACCCCCTCAGGGGAAACCGGGCAGATCTTCGGCCGGGACGACCTCACGGAGAACCTGCTGGCCCACCGCCGCGAAGGCCAAGAACTGATCAGCCCGCTCCTGGACAGCGGGGCCTTCATGCTGGTGCTCGAAGCCATCCGGACTGCACCCTTGCCGGCCCTCATCGACAGCGCCTACGTCCATTGGGAAGGTGACGGCGACGCTGCGCACGCCGTCGTCGTCGGGATCGAGGAAGCCCTGGAGCGTGCCACGCAAGAACATGCAACTTTCAGCGAGCTCCGACTGCCCTGGGCCCTGGCAGCACGCGGAACTGATTCCTGA
- a CDS encoding family 78 glycoside hydrolase catalytic domain, producing MGNSPAQEATPTLTRQGQLQASGLLTDGLSPCLTASLRPVFGWILGLPEDADPAAARQTGFEIAVEDSAGAEVWCSGPVPSSSQSGIPYGGPELAEDADYSWRVRVSDAGGHPGPWSEPQQFSTGLSDTGWGAAWIHLAPGGRAPLEIMDGALRVAGSPFLPIPCPPVRRFFLEARLRPVMGWAGLLLRSSGPGTGLLLDLNTAGNVVLRRAPEWDIPAPATPATDVLASAQLERRAVASQERLPGKDLVPGTWQDLTVSDDGTTITVTLDGVELLTVNEPLPAGFEGRLALHQGPRSQAEYASLRITDGAHADSASAGDTIPGDAIADDAVLLDHRFSEGPEEARAFLGHWARTTAHRQPDEWSLFRSTILVTGTVARARLFVAASHHAQAALDGNACLSTTSFGYPGEGYYDAADVTALLAAHSPGERKQSGQQVQPALPGQQTQQPPVPVPLTALLHWYGPGQGRAAGVPGLLVRLSVDYTDGRREIFGSGPDWTAAEAPYRQAGYRNDEGDPVEHLDGQAAAALDAGQDMPPALSYGPHPVPEFPALHPRRTSLSETFVAPEAFLTAADGTLVADFGRVIPARPEVDFRTGVAGRTVMIRAGYLLDADGRVDRSKTASQNTDMSFPYTQAEGPQQFRATVHLGFRYLELPGVEAQDLSRVGAVVIHGRHPDEGSFSSSNPTLDAVFRLLRDSALYGVQEQFVDTPTREKGQFLADAVNISYATMALFGEHAYTAQALREFGWSAGRYWTAGEDLGRYNAVYPNGDGKRDIPDFSLMMPEWAEEFHLRTGDLALVAELLPHLRNTADYALRYLATEGPTAGLVTELGGGSGPYLHGIVDWPAPGRFGYDMECAAKTTVNAQAYSALMSTARLCSLAGQEDAAGRYAGQAGALAETIRTRLRVDGVMVDGLHADGTPSTHESQHATSFPLSLGITDPAHAAADAERIAGQGMRQGPMTVHRLVRALLSEGRTDAVLDLLTNSDQPGWARLLESGASFTWEAWDLVEGTDYSQSHAWSASVVKEILEFLLGVRVSVPGGSEVVIEPPVCSLEHAKGSVPLPNGAVEVAWRRTAAGMQLECMVPAGVTATVRLPAGGYRIQGPTAEPAVVRSRDFRIHAGTWTFTPSDAS from the coding sequence ATGGGCAACTCCCCCGCCCAGGAAGCAACCCCCACACTGACCCGCCAAGGCCAGCTGCAGGCGTCCGGCCTGCTGACGGACGGGCTCTCCCCCTGCCTCACTGCCTCGCTGCGCCCGGTGTTCGGGTGGATATTGGGCCTGCCGGAGGACGCCGACCCCGCCGCGGCCCGGCAGACCGGTTTCGAAATCGCCGTCGAGGATTCGGCCGGAGCGGAGGTCTGGTGCTCCGGGCCCGTCCCGTCGTCGAGCCAGTCCGGGATCCCCTACGGCGGTCCGGAACTGGCCGAGGACGCGGACTACAGCTGGCGGGTGCGCGTGAGTGACGCCGGCGGCCACCCCGGTCCCTGGTCCGAACCGCAACAATTCAGTACCGGGCTCTCGGACACCGGATGGGGTGCCGCCTGGATCCACCTTGCCCCGGGCGGCCGGGCTCCGCTGGAAATCATGGACGGTGCCCTGCGGGTTGCCGGCTCCCCGTTCCTGCCCATTCCCTGCCCTCCCGTCCGCCGTTTCTTTCTGGAGGCCCGCCTCCGGCCGGTGATGGGATGGGCCGGTCTGCTCCTCCGCAGCAGCGGACCAGGCACTGGATTGCTGCTGGACCTGAACACGGCAGGGAACGTGGTGCTCCGCCGCGCCCCGGAATGGGACATCCCCGCACCTGCCACTCCGGCCACCGACGTGCTGGCCAGCGCCCAGCTGGAACGCCGCGCCGTGGCCAGCCAGGAACGGCTGCCCGGCAAGGACCTGGTCCCCGGCACCTGGCAGGATCTCACGGTTTCCGACGACGGTACCACCATCACCGTTACCCTCGACGGCGTTGAGCTGCTCACTGTCAATGAGCCGCTCCCCGCGGGGTTCGAGGGGCGGCTCGCCCTGCATCAGGGTCCCCGCAGCCAGGCCGAGTACGCCTCGCTGCGGATTACGGACGGCGCCCATGCTGACAGTGCCAGTGCCGGCGACACCATTCCTGGCGACGCTATTGCTGACGACGCAGTGCTCCTGGACCACCGGTTCAGCGAGGGTCCGGAAGAGGCCCGCGCGTTCCTCGGCCACTGGGCCCGCACCACGGCACACCGGCAGCCCGACGAATGGTCACTTTTCCGCAGCACCATTCTGGTCACGGGAACTGTCGCCCGGGCACGCCTCTTTGTGGCTGCGAGCCATCATGCGCAGGCGGCGTTGGACGGCAACGCCTGCCTCAGCACCACCTCCTTCGGCTACCCCGGCGAGGGATATTACGACGCCGCCGACGTCACCGCGCTGCTCGCCGCGCACTCACCGGGTGAGCGGAAACAGTCGGGCCAGCAAGTCCAGCCAGCGCTGCCCGGCCAGCAGACACAACAGCCGCCCGTACCGGTCCCGCTGACCGCCCTTCTCCACTGGTACGGCCCCGGCCAGGGCAGGGCAGCCGGCGTACCCGGCCTGCTGGTCCGCCTGAGCGTGGACTACACGGACGGGCGCCGCGAGATCTTCGGCTCGGGCCCGGACTGGACCGCTGCCGAGGCACCGTACCGCCAGGCTGGTTATCGCAATGACGAGGGCGATCCCGTGGAGCACCTCGACGGGCAGGCAGCGGCAGCCCTGGATGCAGGCCAGGACATGCCACCGGCCCTGAGCTACGGCCCCCACCCCGTCCCCGAGTTCCCGGCCCTGCACCCGCGGCGCACTTCCCTTTCCGAGACTTTTGTCGCCCCGGAAGCCTTCCTGACCGCCGCGGACGGAACGCTCGTGGCGGACTTCGGCCGGGTCATCCCGGCACGTCCGGAGGTGGACTTCCGCACCGGTGTGGCCGGACGGACCGTGATGATCCGGGCCGGCTACCTCCTGGATGCAGACGGGCGGGTGGATCGGAGCAAAACGGCCAGCCAGAACACCGACATGTCCTTCCCCTACACCCAGGCCGAGGGCCCGCAGCAGTTCCGGGCCACCGTGCACCTGGGCTTCCGCTACCTGGAACTCCCCGGAGTGGAGGCGCAGGACCTGTCCCGGGTGGGCGCCGTCGTGATCCACGGCCGGCACCCGGACGAGGGGAGCTTCAGCAGCTCCAACCCCACGCTGGATGCTGTGTTCCGGTTGCTGCGCGATTCCGCGCTGTACGGGGTCCAGGAACAGTTCGTCGATACGCCCACCCGGGAAAAAGGCCAGTTCCTGGCCGACGCCGTCAACATCTCCTACGCCACCATGGCCCTGTTCGGCGAGCACGCCTACACGGCGCAGGCGCTGCGGGAGTTCGGCTGGTCGGCCGGCCGCTACTGGACCGCTGGCGAGGACCTGGGGCGCTACAACGCGGTCTACCCCAACGGCGACGGGAAGCGGGACATCCCCGACTTTTCGCTCATGATGCCGGAGTGGGCCGAGGAATTCCACCTGCGGACCGGAGACCTTGCCCTCGTAGCGGAACTGCTCCCGCACCTCCGGAATACCGCAGACTATGCACTGCGGTACCTCGCCACGGAAGGTCCGACGGCGGGACTGGTCACCGAGCTCGGCGGCGGCTCCGGCCCCTACCTCCACGGCATCGTGGACTGGCCCGCCCCCGGCCGCTTCGGCTATGACATGGAGTGCGCGGCCAAGACCACCGTCAACGCCCAGGCCTACTCGGCCCTTATGTCCACGGCCCGGCTGTGCAGCCTCGCCGGCCAGGAGGACGCGGCAGGCCGGTACGCCGGGCAGGCCGGGGCTTTGGCGGAAACCATCCGCACGCGCCTGCGCGTGGACGGGGTGATGGTGGACGGCCTGCACGCCGACGGCACACCCAGCACCCACGAGTCCCAGCACGCCACGTCATTCCCGCTGTCCCTGGGGATCACCGATCCGGCGCACGCCGCGGCCGACGCGGAGCGGATCGCCGGGCAAGGCATGCGGCAGGGGCCCATGACAGTGCACCGGCTGGTGCGTGCGCTGCTGTCCGAGGGGCGGACAGACGCCGTGCTTGATCTGCTCACGAACTCCGACCAGCCCGGCTGGGCGCGGCTCCTGGAGTCCGGCGCCAGCTTCACCTGGGAAGCCTGGGACCTGGTGGAAGGCACGGACTACAGCCAGTCCCACGCCTGGTCCGCCTCCGTGGTGAAGGAAATCCTGGAGTTCCTGCTCGGCGTCCGGGTAAGCGTCCCCGGCGGCAGCGAAGTGGTCATCGAACCGCCGGTGTGCAGCCTCGAACATGCCAAGGGAAGCGTCCCGCTGCCCAACGGCGCCGTCGAAGTCGCTTGGCGGCGGACTGCCGCTGGAATGCAGCTGGAGTGCATGGTTCCCGCGGGGGTCACCGCCACTGTCCGGCTCCCCGCCGGAGGTTACCGGATCCAGGGGCCGACGGCGGAGCCCGCCGTCGTGCGTTCGCGTGACTTCAGGATCCACGCAGGAACCTGGACCTTTACGCCGTCCGACGCATCCTGA
- a CDS encoding extracellular solute-binding protein codes for MLSRARKSRIPKAAAAMAVLALALTGCGASTPAASDGTVTLRFSWWGSDVRHKMTEKLIAAFEAENPKIKIKGEYGDWSGYWDKLATQVASQDAPDIIQMDAQYLGEYAERGALLELKDVDLSKFDKAAADAGKTDGGQFAVTAGMNALVVLANPALLSASGVSLPDDSSWTWDDYRETAAAITSKSKEGVYGSGGVVGDASFNLWMRQHGKSLFTNDGGLGFDEADATEYFEMQAGLRDAKAVPRASVLTEEISAPLDQQGLATNRFAMGWVWSNQLAALSTASGQALEIHRPPSVEGDAMKAQQFYKASQFWSASSRTKHPAETQKFIDFLANSVEAGEIGLADRGIPGNSDVRNAVAPKLTPTDALTAKFIDDIADEVGEAPAVPPAGSSGVSEVLTRYATEVHFSRISPQDAAKKSIEEIKSSLS; via the coding sequence ATGCTTTCACGCGCCCGAAAATCCAGAATTCCCAAAGCTGCGGCTGCCATGGCTGTGCTGGCCCTGGCCCTCACAGGGTGCGGTGCCAGCACGCCGGCCGCCTCCGACGGAACGGTCACCCTGCGTTTCAGCTGGTGGGGATCCGATGTGCGGCACAAGATGACTGAGAAGCTGATCGCTGCCTTCGAAGCGGAAAACCCCAAGATCAAGATCAAGGGGGAATACGGCGACTGGTCGGGCTACTGGGACAAGCTGGCCACCCAGGTCGCCTCGCAGGATGCCCCGGACATCATCCAAATGGATGCCCAGTATCTTGGCGAATACGCAGAACGCGGGGCCCTGCTGGAACTCAAGGACGTGGATCTGTCCAAGTTCGATAAGGCCGCCGCGGATGCCGGCAAGACCGACGGCGGGCAGTTCGCTGTCACGGCAGGGATGAACGCCCTGGTGGTCCTGGCCAATCCCGCGCTGTTGTCCGCCAGCGGAGTTTCGCTGCCTGATGATTCGAGCTGGACCTGGGATGACTACAGGGAGACCGCGGCGGCCATCACCAGCAAGAGCAAGGAAGGTGTCTACGGTTCCGGCGGCGTCGTCGGTGATGCCTCCTTCAACCTCTGGATGCGCCAGCACGGGAAGTCCCTGTTCACCAACGACGGCGGCCTGGGCTTTGACGAGGCCGATGCCACCGAATACTTCGAGATGCAGGCCGGTCTGCGGGATGCCAAAGCCGTTCCGCGTGCGTCCGTCCTGACCGAAGAGATCAGTGCCCCGCTGGACCAGCAGGGCCTGGCAACGAACCGTTTCGCCATGGGGTGGGTGTGGTCCAACCAGCTGGCCGCACTGAGCACAGCCTCAGGGCAGGCACTGGAAATCCACCGTCCGCCGAGTGTGGAGGGCGACGCCATGAAAGCCCAGCAGTTCTACAAGGCTTCGCAGTTCTGGTCCGCCAGTTCCCGGACCAAGCATCCCGCAGAGACCCAGAAGTTCATCGACTTCCTGGCCAACAGCGTCGAAGCCGGCGAGATCGGGCTGGCGGACCGCGGCATCCCGGGCAACTCGGACGTACGCAACGCCGTGGCCCCGAAGCTGACGCCCACCGACGCGCTGACGGCAAAATTCATCGATGACATTGCCGATGAAGTGGGCGAGGCCCCTGCCGTGCCTCCCGCCGGATCCAGCGGGGTCTCCGAAGTCCTGACCCGGTACGCCACCGAGGTGCACTTCAGCAGGATTTCCCCGCAGGACGCGGCGAAGAAGTCGATCGAGGAAATCAAGAGCTCCCTCAGCTAA